One window from the genome of [Mycobacterium] stephanolepidis encodes:
- a CDS encoding MlaD family protein: protein MTAPATGPAQSNGLLESLSRGLVALSDVFKRSWKWLSVVGLVAILVICVGYVMFGTLKVNPIESKYQVKVQLHESGGLLPNQEVTLRGVPIGRVQSVNLEKGGVVATAAIDGAVKLPVNSEVRVSGLSPAGEQYLDFRPTTNDGPFLKNNSVVALGQATTPTTLAQVLADSDGLLAQLDTEKLSTIRKELGVSTQGPEKLGDIFDGGTFLITTLDGVLPETVTLLKSSKVTFSTLVDLNSGLDATGQQLGSTFGGLKKMDGGFRTLLGRAPQTLHSVDNLFTDNSDTMVQLLGNLATVAQLNYVRVPALNALFPGPEVRGSALESAATIFHDGAIWALADLLYPRPTCDYATPRKPVSDASFYEPALYSTYCANPDPAMLVRGARNAPRPADDDTAGPPPNADLSKVSDPTPRGKWSIPTPYGGPQWPLPIPGDAPLPPDAPAPPPGFGNTPPTGR from the coding sequence ATGACCGCCCCCGCTACGGGACCCGCCCAGTCCAACGGTCTGCTGGAATCGCTCTCGCGAGGACTGGTTGCGCTGTCCGATGTCTTCAAGCGCAGCTGGAAATGGCTGTCCGTGGTCGGTCTGGTTGCCATCCTCGTCATCTGCGTTGGTTACGTGATGTTCGGGACTCTGAAGGTCAATCCGATCGAGTCCAAGTACCAGGTGAAGGTGCAGCTGCACGAATCCGGTGGGCTGCTGCCGAATCAGGAAGTCACGCTGCGCGGAGTACCGATCGGCCGGGTGCAGTCCGTCAATCTCGAGAAGGGCGGCGTGGTCGCGACCGCGGCGATCGACGGCGCGGTGAAACTGCCGGTCAACAGCGAGGTGCGGGTCTCCGGACTATCGCCCGCCGGTGAGCAGTACCTCGACTTCCGCCCAACGACGAACGACGGCCCATTTCTGAAGAACAACAGCGTGGTCGCGTTGGGTCAGGCGACCACTCCGACAACCCTTGCACAGGTGCTGGCCGATTCCGATGGGCTACTGGCACAGCTCGATACCGAGAAGCTGAGCACGATCCGTAAGGAACTCGGGGTCAGCACGCAAGGCCCGGAGAAGCTTGGCGACATCTTCGATGGCGGCACCTTCCTCATCACGACCCTTGATGGTGTCTTGCCGGAGACGGTGACACTGTTGAAGTCGAGCAAGGTGACTTTCTCCACGCTCGTCGACCTCAATTCGGGATTGGACGCGACCGGCCAGCAGCTGGGGAGCACCTTCGGCGGGTTGAAGAAGATGGACGGCGGCTTCCGCACGCTGCTCGGGCGCGCTCCGCAGACGTTGCACAGCGTGGACAATCTCTTCACCGACAACTCCGACACCATGGTGCAGCTGTTGGGCAATCTCGCGACGGTCGCTCAGTTGAACTATGTGCGAGTCCCCGCCCTCAACGCCCTTTTCCCTGGACCCGAGGTGCGTGGGTCGGCGCTGGAGAGCGCGGCGACGATCTTCCATGATGGCGCCATCTGGGCGCTTGCGGACCTGCTGTATCCGCGACCCACATGTGATTACGCGACACCGCGTAAGCCCGTCTCGGATGCCAGCTTCTACGAGCCGGCGTTGTACTCCACGTACTGCGCCAACCCGGACCCGGCGATGCTGGTGCGCGGTGCTCGCAATGCTCCGCGTCCGGCCGACGACGACACCGCGGGCCCGCCGCCCAACGCCGATCTGTCCAAGGTGTCCGATCCGACGCCACGCGGTAAGTGGAGTATTCCCACGCCGTATGGTGGACCCCAGTGGCCTCTGCCGATTCCCGGGGATGCGCCTCTGCCTCCCGATGCACCTGCGCCGCCACCCGGTTTCGGTAATACTCCACCTACCGGACGCTAG
- a CDS encoding tyrosine-protein phosphatase — protein sequence MTIFNAESTASPADSPVEGIWNFRDVGGADSPVTVRPGVLFRSSELSGLTAAGAQTLRALGITDLYDLRSPTEIARTGSDRVDDAIRVHEVPFATPAAGEERAPHEIAYRQMMITSMTSGRGPDPASQVEFMLAEYRRFVELPGTLVALKAVANQLASGATALVHCAAGKDRTGLLIGILLHTVGVDYADIAADYLRSNAAIGAMRAHISAQMAAAEPELAQTMAAMLSDEVLGVRAEYLDTGFSEITRLFGSPEAMLTAAGIDGDGLAALRTALT from the coding sequence GTGACGATCTTCAACGCTGAATCGACCGCCTCCCCCGCAGACAGCCCCGTAGAGGGCATCTGGAACTTCCGGGACGTGGGCGGTGCGGATTCACCCGTCACCGTCAGGCCCGGGGTGTTGTTTCGGTCCTCCGAACTCAGCGGCCTGACCGCGGCGGGAGCCCAGACACTGCGCGCCCTCGGCATCACCGATCTGTATGACCTGCGCAGCCCCACCGAGATTGCACGCACCGGTTCCGATCGGGTGGACGACGCAATCCGGGTACACGAGGTTCCCTTCGCCACCCCGGCGGCCGGGGAGGAGCGCGCGCCACACGAAATCGCTTACCGGCAGATGATGATCACGAGTATGACCTCGGGCCGGGGCCCGGATCCCGCATCCCAAGTAGAGTTCATGCTGGCCGAGTACCGCCGGTTCGTCGAACTCCCCGGCACCCTCGTCGCCCTCAAGGCAGTGGCCAATCAACTCGCCAGCGGTGCAACAGCTTTGGTGCACTGCGCGGCAGGCAAGGACCGTACGGGACTTCTCATCGGGATATTGCTGCACACGGTCGGCGTCGACTACGCCGATATCGCCGCGGACTACCTGCGCAGTAATGCGGCGATCGGCGCGATGCGGGCCCACATCTCCGCACAGATGGCTGCCGCCGAACCCGAGCTGGCGCAGACCATGGCTGCGATGCTCTCCGATGAGGTGCTCGGTGTTCGCGCGGAATACCTCGACACCGGATTCAGCGAAATTACAAGGCTTTTCGGGTCACCCGAGGCAATGCTCACCGCTGCCGGGATCGACGGCGATGGCCTGGCGGCACTGCGGACAGCACTGACCTAG
- a CDS encoding MlaD family protein, with amino-acid sequence MSRLRVSKLRVAALAAVGVLSVSACTPPGLDSLPLPAPNMGSKSYQLTARFVNALNLPAKAKVRLGGADVGEVESMEAVDYVAVVQLRIRDGVRLPVGTTAQLRTATPLGDVFVAVTPPAKVTGQLLKDGGTLDLDNTSSAATVEGVLASAAVLVNGGVIRNLTHVVNGLGKSSGGNGSNGIVFGEIVKQSDQLMGTLNGRSSQIQNSLDRTSQLAATLSAREKTINDLLEAGAPALKAVDPDQVGDLADTAGHISDQLAKFPSIQGTDSRSMIADFNSLARGFNDIAVSPDTSLVALNRLLPMLVKANAGSALAVDVNMAKLALGNWPDAGYKGDPTFHGPKQADWGYLVGSFKYSLYRLQERVVGQGPNPPMPPAPEPAPAPAPEPGPGR; translated from the coding sequence ATGAGCCGCTTGAGGGTTTCCAAGCTGAGGGTCGCCGCGTTGGCGGCGGTCGGTGTGCTGTCTGTATCTGCTTGCACTCCACCGGGACTCGATAGCCTCCCGCTTCCGGCCCCCAACATGGGCTCGAAGTCCTACCAGCTGACCGCGCGATTCGTCAACGCGCTCAACCTTCCCGCAAAGGCCAAGGTGCGTCTCGGCGGAGCCGACGTCGGCGAGGTCGAGTCGATGGAAGCGGTCGACTATGTGGCGGTAGTCCAGCTGCGGATTCGCGACGGCGTGCGGTTGCCCGTCGGAACCACGGCACAACTGCGCACGGCTACCCCACTGGGTGACGTATTCGTGGCGGTCACTCCGCCCGCCAAAGTCACCGGGCAGCTCCTCAAGGATGGCGGCACGCTGGATCTGGACAACACGTCGTCGGCGGCCACCGTCGAAGGCGTGCTCGCTTCCGCCGCCGTGCTCGTCAACGGTGGTGTCATCCGCAACCTGACGCACGTGGTGAACGGGCTCGGTAAGTCTTCCGGCGGTAATGGCAGTAACGGCATCGTGTTCGGTGAGATCGTGAAGCAGTCCGATCAGTTGATGGGCACGCTGAACGGTCGCTCGTCGCAGATCCAGAACTCGTTGGACAGGACCTCGCAGCTGGCCGCGACACTGTCGGCCCGGGAGAAGACCATCAACGATCTGCTGGAGGCCGGTGCGCCGGCATTGAAGGCGGTCGATCCCGATCAGGTCGGAGATCTCGCCGACACCGCCGGGCATATCTCCGATCAGCTGGCGAAGTTCCCGTCGATTCAGGGCACCGACTCGCGCAGCATGATCGCCGATTTCAACTCGCTTGCGCGGGGCTTCAACGACATTGCCGTGAGCCCGGACACCAGCCTGGTCGCTTTGAACCGGCTGCTCCCGATGTTGGTGAAGGCGAATGCGGGTAGCGCCTTGGCCGTCGACGTAAACATGGCCAAACTTGCGCTGGGCAACTGGCCCGACGCCGGGTACAAGGGCGATCCGACCTTCCATGGCCCCAAGCAGGCCGACTGGGGTTATCTCGTCGGTAGCTTCAAGTACTCGTTGTACCGGTTGCAGGAACGCGTCGTGGGTCAGGGACCGAACCCGCCCATGCCGCCTGCCCCTGAGCCCGCGCCGGCACCTGCGCCCGAACCAGGACCGGGCCGATGA
- a CDS encoding crotonase/enoyl-CoA hydratase family protein — protein MADEVLIEQRDRVLLITINRPDARNAVNRAVSQGLAAAADQLDSSDDLSVAIITGAGGNFCAGMDLKAFVSGEAVLSERGLGFTNVPPRKPIIAAVEGFALAGGTELVLSCDLVVAGRSAKFGIPEVKRGLVAGAGGLLRLPKRIPYQVAMELALTGDSFTAEDAARYGFINRLVDDGQALDAALELAAKITANGPLAVAATKRIVIESASWAPEEAFAKQGEILMPIFVSEDAREGAQAFAEKRAPVWKGK, from the coding sequence ATGGCCGACGAAGTCCTGATCGAACAGCGTGACCGTGTCCTACTGATCACCATCAACCGTCCGGACGCGCGCAACGCGGTAAACAGGGCCGTCAGCCAGGGGCTCGCCGCAGCGGCGGATCAGCTGGACAGTTCCGATGACCTGTCCGTCGCCATCATCACCGGCGCGGGTGGAAATTTTTGCGCGGGAATGGATCTCAAGGCATTCGTGAGCGGCGAGGCGGTGCTGTCCGAGCGCGGCCTTGGTTTCACCAATGTGCCGCCGCGTAAGCCGATCATCGCCGCGGTGGAGGGATTCGCCCTGGCAGGCGGGACCGAACTCGTGCTGTCCTGTGATCTGGTGGTGGCCGGTCGGAGCGCCAAGTTCGGCATCCCCGAGGTCAAGCGTGGTCTGGTCGCCGGCGCCGGTGGCCTATTGCGTCTGCCGAAGCGAATCCCGTACCAGGTAGCCATGGAGTTGGCGCTCACGGGAGATTCGTTCACCGCGGAGGACGCCGCCAGGTACGGGTTCATCAACCGGCTCGTCGACGATGGGCAGGCACTGGATGCCGCGCTGGAGTTGGCTGCCAAGATCACCGCGAATGGGCCCCTCGCCGTCGCGGCCACCAAGCGCATTGTCATCGAGTCGGCGAGCTGGGCGCCCGAGGAAGCCTTCGCCAAGCAGGGCGAGATCCTCATGCCGATCTTCGTCTCCGAGGATGCCAGGGAGGGTGCGCAGGCCTTCGCCGAGAAGCGTGCACCCGTCTGGAAGGGCAAGTAG
- a CDS encoding DUF456 domain-containing protein produces the protein MSIGGLLLVALGIAIGMVGIVVPMVPGTTLVVLSIGAWALVESTTKAWVVLGIVVALAVATTVVKYVWPAARMREAGVPTLSLVLGGVVAIIGFFVVPVVGLVIGFVLGIYLAEFLRRSSQKQAWGATVMAVKAVATSIGIEMVGAMVSAGIWLGAVLI, from the coding sequence ATGAGTATCGGTGGGCTGCTGCTCGTCGCCCTGGGGATAGCCATCGGGATGGTCGGCATCGTGGTGCCGATGGTTCCCGGAACGACGCTGGTGGTGCTCTCCATCGGGGCGTGGGCCCTCGTCGAATCGACCACCAAAGCCTGGGTGGTCCTTGGCATTGTGGTGGCGCTGGCCGTTGCGACCACGGTGGTGAAGTACGTATGGCCCGCTGCGCGCATGCGCGAGGCAGGAGTGCCCACGCTGAGCCTGGTGCTTGGCGGTGTCGTGGCGATCATCGGGTTCTTCGTCGTCCCCGTGGTCGGGTTGGTGATCGGCTTCGTGCTCGGTATCTATCTCGCGGAGTTCTTGCGCCGCAGCAGCCAGAAGCAGGCATGGGGCGCGACCGTCATGGCTGTGAAGGCGGTCGCGACGTCGATCGGCATCGAGATGGTGGGCGCGATGGTGTCGGCAGGCATCTGGCTGGGCGCCGTACTGATCTGA
- a CDS encoding phosphotransferase family protein — translation MHKDVSASSEDPAGDVSLDADAIPASLLEYLSRELGQEVGVRRLSAGHSNLTYVVTGSSGVQWIMRRPPFGRLQAGAHDVMREYRVLDALSAAQVRVPRVTLASTDAEIFGAPFYLMERQEGEVIRDVSPEWFVGTARRELVLDLAVALAEIHNADPTRLVEAKLGRESGYLARQLKTWDGQWESIKELPTGRDLEDHTAITAWLTQNYPGDRPAAVVHGDYKLDNVLVDAATARITAVLDWEMATVGDPLADLGYLLYMTPEPGGEVAMSELTGSVTAQEGCPSHVEIAEAYREARTGDQSYWTPEDLIYYQVLGGWKLATLLEVSYQRHLAGTTDDPFFAELDEGVPRLLSVARSLIPATG, via the coding sequence ATGCACAAGGACGTGTCCGCTTCATCCGAAGACCCCGCCGGCGACGTGTCGCTGGACGCCGATGCCATTCCCGCGAGCCTGTTGGAGTACCTCAGCCGCGAGCTGGGGCAGGAGGTCGGCGTTCGCAGACTCTCGGCCGGACATTCGAATCTGACCTACGTGGTCACGGGAAGCTCTGGTGTGCAGTGGATTATGCGGCGGCCGCCGTTCGGACGGCTGCAGGCCGGTGCGCACGATGTGATGCGTGAGTACCGGGTGCTCGACGCGCTCAGCGCGGCGCAGGTGCGGGTTCCGCGCGTGACGCTGGCCAGCACCGATGCGGAGATCTTCGGCGCCCCGTTCTATTTGATGGAGCGTCAGGAAGGCGAAGTGATCAGGGACGTCTCGCCGGAGTGGTTCGTCGGTACGGCGCGGCGGGAGCTGGTGCTCGATCTGGCGGTCGCATTGGCCGAGATCCACAATGCGGACCCGACGCGGTTGGTGGAGGCCAAGTTGGGTCGTGAATCGGGCTATTTGGCACGACAATTGAAGACATGGGATGGGCAATGGGAGTCCATCAAGGAGCTGCCCACCGGCCGTGATCTGGAGGATCACACGGCCATCACCGCATGGCTCACCCAGAACTATCCGGGGGACCGTCCCGCGGCCGTCGTGCACGGCGATTACAAGCTGGACAACGTGCTGGTCGATGCGGCGACGGCGCGGATCACCGCGGTACTGGACTGGGAGATGGCGACCGTCGGCGATCCACTGGCCGACCTGGGATATCTGCTGTACATGACCCCCGAGCCCGGAGGGGAGGTCGCCATGTCGGAGCTCACCGGGTCGGTGACCGCGCAAGAGGGTTGCCCCTCGCACGTCGAGATCGCCGAGGCCTACCGTGAAGCTCGAACTGGCGACCAAAGCTATTGGACACCAGAGGATTTGATCTATTATCAGGTGTTGGGCGGGTGGAAGCTCGCGACCCTGCTGGAGGTGTCCTATCAGCGCCATCTCGCCGGAACCACCGACGACCCCTTCTTCGCTGAGCTGGACGAGGGTGTGCCGAGGCTACTTTCGGTGGCTCGCAGCCTGATTCCGGCTACTGGCTAG
- a CDS encoding nucleoside permease yields the protein MNLSARLIVMNFLQFFVWGAWLLTLGAYWFNAKHWSGAHFGAVFSTMGIAAILTPPIMGVIADKWVNAEKLYGILHLGGAAALFTLPQVNSPTVFFWVLLLNMLCYMPSLSLAITVAFNALKDAGKDTVVSFPPIRVWGTVGFIAALHTVSLLKLETSAGQFYVAGTAALLLGLYAFTLPSCPPKLDRTHSATFADRFGLTAFTLFRHRTMAVFFIFAMLLGGALQLTNAYGDTFLHDFATIDEYKGLFTVEHPAIIMSISQISETLFILAIPFFLRHFGIKGVMLMSMIAWTLRFGLFAYGNPGAGLWMIVLSCIVYGMAFDFFNVSGQLFVEDQCDPAIRASAQGLFMLMTNGVGAMLGSLISGAVIEYFFTCPDQSKDWHGIWLSFAGYSLVVAIAFFLLFRHKPGENAAERAPATVGV from the coding sequence ATGAACCTCTCTGCCCGCCTCATCGTCATGAACTTCCTGCAGTTCTTCGTGTGGGGAGCCTGGCTGTTGACGCTTGGGGCGTACTGGTTCAACGCGAAGCACTGGTCGGGAGCGCACTTCGGGGCCGTCTTCTCCACCATGGGTATTGCCGCGATCCTGACACCGCCGATCATGGGGGTGATAGCCGACAAATGGGTGAACGCCGAAAAGCTCTACGGGATCTTGCATCTGGGCGGAGCCGCAGCGCTGTTCACCCTCCCCCAGGTGAACAGCCCCACCGTCTTCTTCTGGGTTCTGCTGCTCAACATGCTGTGTTACATGCCGTCGCTGTCCCTGGCCATCACAGTCGCCTTCAACGCGCTCAAGGATGCCGGTAAGGACACCGTCGTCAGCTTCCCCCCGATCCGTGTGTGGGGCACCGTCGGATTCATCGCCGCGTTACACACGGTGAGCCTGCTGAAGCTGGAAACCTCGGCCGGCCAGTTCTACGTCGCCGGAACGGCGGCGCTGCTCCTGGGGCTCTACGCGTTCACGCTGCCAAGCTGTCCACCGAAGCTGGACCGCACGCACAGCGCCACATTCGCCGACAGATTTGGCCTCACCGCCTTCACCCTGTTCCGCCACCGCACCATGGCGGTCTTCTTCATCTTCGCAATGCTGCTCGGCGGTGCCCTGCAGCTCACCAATGCCTACGGCGATACGTTCCTGCACGACTTCGCCACCATCGATGAGTACAAGGGTCTCTTCACCGTCGAGCATCCAGCCATCATCATGTCCATCTCACAGATCTCCGAGACGCTGTTCATCCTGGCCATCCCATTCTTCTTGCGTCACTTCGGAATCAAAGGGGTCATGCTCATGAGCATGATCGCTTGGACATTGCGTTTCGGGCTGTTCGCCTACGGCAATCCCGGCGCCGGGCTGTGGATGATCGTGTTGTCCTGCATCGTCTACGGCATGGCCTTCGACTTCTTCAATGTCTCGGGTCAGCTGTTCGTCGAGGACCAGTGCGACCCCGCGATCCGGGCGAGCGCGCAGGGCCTGTTCATGCTGATGACCAATGGGGTCGGCGCCATGCTGGGCAGCCTCATCAGTGGAGCCGTCATCGAGTACTTCTTCACCTGTCCGGATCAGAGCAAGGACTGGCACGGTATCTGGTTGAGCTTCGCCGGGTACTCGTTGGTGGTCGCGATCGCGTTCTTCCTGCTGTTCCGCCACAAACCGGGCGAGAACGCCGCCGAAAGGGCGCCCGCTACCGTGGGGGTGTGA